The proteins below come from a single Chryseobacterium sp. MA9 genomic window:
- the ftsY gene encoding signal recognition particle-docking protein FtsY, which yields MSWFKNIFKKEEKETLDKGLEKSSQGFFEKMTKAVVGKSKVDDEVLDDLEEILIASDVGASTTIKIIGRIEERVARDKYVSVNELDKILRDEISGLLLENPHANTGNIDISKKPYVIMVVGVNGVGKTTTIGKLAHQFKSEGKKVVLGAADTFRAAAVDQLVIWSERVGVPIVKQEMGSDPASVAFDTVQSAVAQNADVVIIDTAGRLHNKINLMNELSKIKRVMQKVIPDAPHEILLVLDGSTGQNAFEQAKQFTAATEVNALAVTKLDGTAKGGVVIGISDQFQIPVKYIGVGEKMQDLQLFNGTEFVDSFFKKR from the coding sequence ATGAGTTGGTTTAAAAATATTTTCAAAAAGGAAGAAAAAGAAACCTTAGACAAAGGGTTGGAAAAATCCAGCCAGGGATTCTTTGAAAAAATGACGAAAGCCGTAGTCGGTAAAAGCAAAGTAGATGATGAAGTACTGGATGATCTGGAAGAAATACTAATTGCATCCGATGTAGGCGCCTCTACCACCATAAAAATCATAGGAAGAATTGAAGAACGTGTTGCCAGAGACAAATATGTAAGCGTAAACGAACTGGATAAAATTCTTCGTGATGAGATCTCAGGGCTACTGCTTGAAAATCCTCATGCCAATACAGGAAATATTGACATCTCCAAAAAACCTTATGTTATCATGGTTGTAGGAGTGAATGGAGTGGGAAAAACAACGACAATAGGAAAACTGGCTCATCAGTTCAAATCAGAGGGCAAAAAAGTAGTTCTTGGAGCTGCTGACACCTTCAGAGCTGCTGCAGTAGATCAGCTTGTAATCTGGAGCGAAAGAGTGGGTGTTCCTATCGTAAAACAGGAAATGGGATCTGATCCTGCTTCCGTAGCATTTGATACCGTACAAAGTGCTGTAGCACAAAACGCAGACGTTGTAATCATTGATACGGCAGGAAGACTTCACAACAAGATCAACCTGATGAACGAACTTTCTAAGATCAAAAGAGTAATGCAAAAAGTTATTCCTGATGCTCCTCACGAGATCCTGCTGGTTCTGGACGGTTCTACCGGGCAGAATGCATTCGAACAGGCAAAACAGTTTACAGCAGCAACGGAAGTAAATGCTTTAGCCGTTACAAAACTAGACGGAACAGCAAAAGGAGGTGTTGTAATTGGTATCTCTGACCAGTTCCAGATTCCGGTTAAATATATCGGTGTAGGCGAAAAAATGCAGGATTTACAGCTTTTTAATGGTACGGAATTTGTAGACTCATTCTTCAAGAAAAGATGA
- a CDS encoding GlsB/YeaQ/YmgE family stress response membrane protein, which translates to MGILTWILFGLIAGAIAKMIMPGTQGGGWLITIILGILGAFIGGAIGVYVLHWGDVTSFWNPRSWILSIGGALIILWIYGMATKKS; encoded by the coding sequence ATGGGAATACTAACATGGATCTTATTCGGTCTTATTGCAGGTGCAATCGCTAAAATGATCATGCCTGGAACTCAGGGAGGAGGATGGCTAATCACTATTATCCTGGGGATTCTGGGAGCATTTATAGGAGGAGCTATAGGAGTTTACGTTCTACATTGGGGAGATGTCACTTCCTTCTGGAATCCAAGAAGCTGGATTCTTTCAATCGGAGGAGCTTTAATCATCCTCTGGATTTACGGAATGGCTACCAAAAAGAGCTAA
- the sppA gene encoding signal peptide peptidase SppA encodes MRSFFKNVLANIVAIVILCALFFIFFIMMLVFSSMGNDKSVAVKKNSVLTINLKTNIIDSPTEEQMGLFGIGAQNKSVLLYDALEAINKAKTDDNIKGISIEADDLNAGLTQIDDLRNAIEDFKKSGKFVYAYGNGVSQSAYYLGSVADKYYLHPAGGIELKGLSTEVTFFKDFADKYGIGIEVIRHGKFKSAVEPFLRNDISPENKEQLSTLLNDLWKNTSNKMAASRKIDTAQFRTITDSLYGMIPEQSLKYKLTDKLIQKSEYEDLLKTKLNVKEKEKLNKVSLTSYISSYADEDKSGEKVAVLYASGSINNGDEYNDIHSEKYVKYIKKLQDDDKVKAVVFRINSPGGSANASDEILFELQQLKKKKPLVVSFGDYAASGGYYVAMAADKIYSEPNTLTGSIGVFGVMPYYKDIASKNGIRADIVSTNANSMYYSGLNGVTPYGVNMMTRSVEGTYKRFVHFVTQNRKKTFEQIDNVGGGRVWSGVRAKEIGLVDEIGTLNDAVKFAAQKAGLKSYQVDAFPKRMSPFEQIFKDLNEEDVSARIIKNKIGKSNYEILQQITDKKLQSEVKMEMPYQIRINN; translated from the coding sequence ATGAGAAGTTTCTTCAAAAATGTTTTGGCAAATATAGTAGCAATTGTCATACTTTGCGCTTTATTTTTCATCTTTTTCATCATGATGCTTGTGTTCAGTTCTATGGGAAATGATAAGTCGGTGGCGGTGAAAAAGAACTCGGTTCTTACGATTAATTTAAAAACAAATATAATCGATAGTCCTACTGAAGAACAGATGGGATTGTTTGGTATAGGTGCCCAAAATAAAAGTGTTCTTTTATATGATGCATTGGAAGCTATCAATAAAGCAAAGACCGATGATAATATTAAAGGAATCAGTATTGAGGCAGATGATCTGAATGCAGGGCTGACTCAGATTGATGATCTTAGAAATGCTATTGAAGATTTTAAGAAGAGTGGAAAATTTGTGTATGCTTACGGAAACGGAGTATCACAATCAGCTTACTATCTGGGATCGGTGGCGGATAAATATTATCTGCATCCGGCTGGAGGTATTGAATTGAAGGGTCTTTCTACTGAAGTTACTTTCTTTAAGGATTTTGCTGATAAATATGGTATTGGAATTGAAGTGATCCGTCACGGTAAATTCAAATCTGCTGTAGAACCTTTTCTACGAAATGATATTTCTCCGGAAAATAAAGAGCAGCTAAGTACTCTTCTGAATGATCTTTGGAAAAATACTTCCAACAAAATGGCTGCTTCAAGAAAAATTGATACTGCTCAGTTCAGAACAATTACAGACAGCTTATACGGAATGATTCCTGAACAAAGCTTAAAATATAAACTTACAGATAAACTTATTCAGAAATCAGAATATGAAGATCTTCTTAAGACAAAACTGAATGTAAAAGAAAAAGAAAAGCTGAATAAGGTTTCTTTGACAAGCTATATCAGTTCTTATGCTGACGAAGATAAATCAGGTGAAAAAGTTGCAGTATTGTATGCTTCAGGGTCCATCAACAACGGAGATGAATATAATGACATCCATTCTGAGAAATATGTGAAGTATATTAAAAAACTACAGGATGATGATAAAGTGAAGGCAGTTGTTTTCAGAATTAACTCTCCTGGGGGAAGTGCCAATGCTTCGGATGAGATTTTATTTGAATTGCAGCAGCTGAAAAAGAAAAAGCCATTGGTGGTTTCTTTCGGTGATTATGCGGCTTCAGGAGGATATTATGTTGCCATGGCAGCTGATAAAATTTATTCAGAACCTAATACACTTACCGGCTCTATCGGAGTATTTGGGGTAATGCCTTATTATAAAGATATTGCAAGCAAAAACGGAATTCGTGCGGATATTGTTTCTACGAATGCCAACTCTATGTATTATTCAGGATTAAATGGAGTGACTCCTTATGGGGTGAATATGATGACAAGAAGTGTGGAAGGTACTTATAAGAGATTTGTACATTTTGTGACTCAGAACAGAAAGAAAACTTTTGAGCAGATTGATAATGTTGGAGGAGGTAGAGTATGGAGCGGAGTTCGTGCTAAAGAAATTGGTTTAGTAGACGAAATTGGTACATTGAATGATGCTGTGAAATTTGCTGCTCAGAAAGCAGGATTGAAATCTTACCAGGTAGATGCTTTTCCTAAGAGAATGTCACCGTTTGAGCAAATCTTCAAGGATCTGAATGAAGAAGATGTTTCTGCCAGAATTATTAAGAACAAGATTGGTAAATCCAACTATGAGATTCTACAGCAGATTACAGATAAAAAACTACAGTCTGAGGTAAAGATGGAAATGCCTTACCAGATCAGAATCAACAACTAA
- the folK gene encoding 2-amino-4-hydroxy-6-hydroxymethyldihydropteridine diphosphokinase has product MSQHKVVLLLGSNLGEQKKNVELALKKLKDAGNHISQISEYLMSEPVEFASSNIFCNIAAIIFTHLSPIQLLDCIKNIEVEMGRINDSKVSGGYTDRIIDIDIIKYNELNFQSERLEIPHKKHLFERDFSRVLLKDFI; this is encoded by the coding sequence ATGTCGCAACATAAGGTCGTTTTGTTACTAGGAAGTAACTTAGGAGAGCAAAAAAAAAATGTGGAGCTTGCATTAAAGAAGCTAAAAGATGCTGGAAATCACATTTCACAAATCAGCGAATATTTAATGTCTGAGCCTGTAGAATTTGCCAGTTCCAATATTTTTTGTAATATTGCAGCAATAATATTCACACATCTTTCACCAATTCAACTGCTTGATTGTATTAAGAATATAGAAGTTGAGATGGGAAGAATTAATGATTCAAAAGTATCCGGAGGCTATACTGACAGGATAATAGACATTGATATCATTAAGTATAATGAATTAAATTTTCAATCAGAAAGATTAGAAATCCCTCATAAAAAACATCTTTTTGAAAGGGATTTTTCCAGAGTATTATTAAAAGATTTTATTTAA
- a CDS encoding OmpA family protein, with protein MKLGLLLLATTLPIAAFAQNSSTTVNSSTEYPNTFSSGSANVQPFDNKARRFRDWSISVGGGPAFMVHSDLKSIRKDKTNWGYNAYVSVDKQITHAFGLSLMYMRGETKQTAQLPGAAGVKSGVATATTQFDNISLLGDINFSNLFRRVDNHSPYRWAFHGYMGIGVQGFRTSLHDNDEFRWSTTPRRAPLFIKQDIDINSIFYQGGVGIKYNVSKLIDVEARTMYIISGDDEFDGGGWADPNDYDPSTPGSKYNMLNSRRSDNAWTVSLGLSFKLGKQLSHLAWHDPLQEAYYRTSVLENASTDLVVCEKGDADNDGVCDDWDRQLDTPAGARVDGAGVALDMDLDGVIDLYDKCVTVPGPVENNGCPNK; from the coding sequence ATGAAATTAGGTTTATTATTATTGGCTACTACATTGCCAATTGCAGCTTTCGCACAGAATAGCAGCACTACAGTAAACTCTTCCACAGAGTACCCTAATACATTCTCCTCAGGCTCCGCTAATGTACAACCCTTTGACAATAAAGCCAGACGTTTCAGAGACTGGTCTATTTCTGTCGGAGGAGGTCCTGCATTTATGGTTCACTCCGATTTAAAATCTATCCGCAAGGATAAGACTAATTGGGGTTACAATGCGTATGTAAGCGTTGACAAACAAATCACACATGCATTCGGGCTAAGCCTTATGTATATGAGAGGAGAAACGAAACAGACAGCCCAGCTTCCCGGTGCTGCAGGTGTAAAATCAGGAGTAGCTACTGCAACAACACAATTTGACAACATCTCTTTATTAGGGGATATCAACTTCTCAAACTTATTCAGAAGAGTAGACAACCATTCTCCATACAGATGGGCTTTCCATGGATATATGGGAATTGGAGTTCAAGGATTCAGAACATCATTACATGATAATGATGAATTCAGATGGAGCACTACTCCAAGAAGAGCCCCTTTATTCATTAAACAGGATATCGATATCAATTCTATCTTTTATCAGGGAGGTGTAGGAATAAAATATAATGTTTCAAAACTTATTGACGTTGAAGCAAGAACTATGTACATCATCAGTGGTGATGATGAGTTCGATGGTGGCGGATGGGCAGATCCTAATGATTATGATCCTTCTACACCAGGTTCAAAATATAACATGCTAAATTCAAGAAGATCAGATAATGCCTGGACAGTAAGTTTAGGATTATCTTTCAAATTAGGAAAGCAGCTATCTCACCTTGCATGGCATGACCCACTTCAGGAAGCTTACTACAGAACCAGTGTTCTTGAAAATGCATCAACAGATCTTGTTGTTTGCGAAAAAGGAGATGCTGATAATGATGGAGTATGTGATGATTGGGACAGACAGCTTGACACTCCTGCAGGAGCAAGAGTAGATGGTGCCGGAGTTGCTTTAGATATGGACCTTGACGGAGTTATTGACCTTTATGATAAGTGTGTAACTGTACCAGGACCTGTTGAAAATAACGGATGTCCAAACAAATAA
- a CDS encoding OmpA family protein: protein MKLSLAIVAFALAIPSATYAQDSTAVSKGEYPNTFSSGSANVSPFTNQSKRFNDWSVSVGAGVPLLQSADLTSIKNGNGKNLFGYSAYVSIDKAITHAFGINLQYDKGETRQGWFNTKNAAPDASAVGARTQYDAISILGDINFSNLLRRVDNHSPYRWALHGYAGIGTIAYRAYQKAGNGKQALMTEVKPFQLGSMFMQAGTGLKFKVNRRIDIEGRLMYVVTGDDEFDGGGDAYSAINKRSEQVSDNFFNATLGLSFKLGKHESHLMWHDPLQEIYYKLDVLANKNQDIEVCKKGDADNDGVCDDWDRQLDTPAGARVDGAGVALDADLDGVIDLYDKCVTVPGPVENNGCPIVKKDNKETAVEIEKTLKDIYFNFNKATIRPESNEKLDLAASIIKENGGNYLLTGHTDIKGNAAYNLRLSKERAAAVVGALETRGINENVLKSRGVGSAEATIPASASDAERMADRKVTVRFIETSEWDSIKKKDYEDAPVKKAVKKVPAKKKKK, encoded by the coding sequence ATGAAATTAAGTTTAGCAATTGTAGCATTTGCTTTGGCAATTCCTTCTGCTACTTATGCACAAGACTCAACGGCAGTTTCAAAAGGAGAATACCCTAATACATTTTCTTCGGGATCTGCTAATGTTTCCCCATTTACCAACCAGTCTAAAAGATTCAACGATTGGTCTGTTTCAGTAGGAGCTGGAGTTCCACTTCTTCAGTCAGCAGATTTGACTTCAATCAAAAATGGTAACGGTAAAAACCTTTTTGGATATTCAGCCTATGTAAGTATTGATAAAGCAATTACTCATGCTTTCGGAATCAATTTACAATATGACAAAGGTGAAACCAGACAAGGATGGTTCAATACTAAAAATGCAGCACCTGATGCATCAGCAGTTGGAGCAAGAACCCAGTATGATGCAATTTCAATCTTAGGAGACATCAACTTCTCTAATCTATTAAGAAGAGTTGACAACCACTCTCCTTACAGATGGGCTCTTCATGGATATGCTGGTATTGGTACAATCGCGTACAGAGCATACCAGAAAGCTGGTAACGGAAAGCAGGCCTTAATGACAGAAGTTAAACCTTTCCAATTAGGTTCTATGTTCATGCAGGCTGGTACAGGTCTGAAGTTTAAAGTGAACAGAAGAATTGATATTGAAGGAAGATTAATGTATGTTGTAACTGGTGACGACGAATTTGATGGCGGCGGTGATGCTTACAGTGCTATCAATAAGCGTTCTGAGCAGGTTTCTGACAACTTCTTCAATGCAACTTTAGGTCTTTCTTTCAAATTAGGAAAACATGAGTCTCACCTAATGTGGCATGACCCACTTCAGGAGATCTATTACAAACTGGATGTGCTGGCTAATAAAAATCAGGATATCGAAGTATGTAAAAAAGGAGATGCTGATAATGACGGGGTATGCGACGATTGGGACAGACAGCTTGACACTCCCGCAGGAGCAAGAGTGGACGGTGCCGGAGTTGCGCTTGATGCTGACCTTGATGGTGTAATCGATCTTTACGACAAATGTGTAACGGTTCCAGGACCTGTTGAAAACAACGGATGTCCTATCGTTAAAAAAGACAATAAAGAAACTGCTGTAGAAATAGAGAAAACCCTTAAAGATATTTACTTCAATTTTAATAAAGCGACTATCAGACCTGAATCTAATGAAAAATTGGATCTGGCTGCTTCAATTATTAAAGAAAATGGAGGTAACTATTTGTTAACAGGACATACCGATATCAAAGGAAATGCAGCTTACAACTTAAGACTGTCTAAAGAAAGAGCCGCCGCTGTTGTAGGAGCTCTGGAAACCAGAGGGATCAATGAAAATGTACTGAAATCAAGAGGTGTAGGTTCTGCTGAAGCAACTATTCCTGCATCTGCTTCAGATGCTGAAAGAATGGCAGATAGAAAAGTTACGGTAAGATTTATAGAAACGTCAGAATGGGATTCCATCAAAAAGAAAGACTATGAAGATGCGCCTGTAAAAAAAGCAGTAAAAAAAGTACCTGCTAAGAAAAAGAAGAAATAA
- a CDS encoding OmpA family protein translates to MKLSLAIVAFALAIPSATYAQDSTAVSKGEYPNTFSSGSANVSPFTSQSKRFNDWSISAGVGVPLLQSADLTSIKNGNGKNLFGYSAYLSIDKAITHAFGINLQYDKGETRQGWFNTKNAAPDATAVGARTQYDAISILGDINFSNLLRRVDNHSPYRWALHGYAGIGTIAYRAYQKDGSNKQRLMTEVKPFQLGSMFMQAGTGLKFKVNRRIDIEGRLMYVVTGDDEFDGGGDAYSAINKRSEQVSDNFFNATLGVSVKLGKHESHLMWHDPLQEIYYKLDVLANKNQDIEVCKKGDADNDGVCDDWDRQLDTPAGARVDGAGVALDTDLDGVIDLYDKCVTVPGPVENNGCPVATTGPVVETETKLEGIEFDLNSDRILPSNTPILNNAVNYINSSNGSYSVIGATDTRASDAYNQKLSERRANNVKSYLIKNGVQADKLQAIGRGEKDLKYPECEPATKCPEWKNRANRRVYFEAK, encoded by the coding sequence ATGAAATTAAGTTTAGCAATTGTAGCATTTGCTCTGGCAATTCCTTCTGCCACTTATGCACAAGACTCAACGGCAGTTTCAAAAGGAGAATACCCTAATACATTTTCTTCGGGATCTGCTAATGTTTCCCCTTTCACCAGCCAATCTAAAAGATTTAACGATTGGTCTATCTCTGCAGGGGTTGGAGTTCCACTTCTTCAGTCAGCAGATTTGACTTCAATCAAAAATGGTAACGGTAAGAACCTTTTTGGATATTCAGCCTATCTAAGTATTGATAAAGCAATTACTCATGCTTTCGGAATCAATCTACAGTATGACAAAGGTGAAACCAGACAAGGATGGTTCAATACTAAAAATGCAGCACCTGATGCAACAGCAGTGGGAGCTAGAACTCAGTATGATGCTATCTCAATCTTAGGAGACATTAACTTTTCTAATTTATTAAGAAGAGTTGATAATCATTCTCCTTACAGATGGGCTCTTCATGGATATGCAGGTATCGGTACTATCGCTTACAGAGCATACCAGAAAGACGGAAGCAACAAACAGAGGTTGATGACAGAAGTTAAGCCTTTCCAATTAGGATCTATGTTCATGCAGGCTGGTACAGGTCTGAAGTTTAAAGTGAACAGAAGAATCGATATTGAAGGTAGATTAATGTACGTAGTAACCGGTGATGATGAATTTGATGGTGGCGGTGATGCTTACAGCGCTATCAACAAGCGTTCTGAGCAGGTTTCTGACAACTTCTTCAATGCAACTTTAGGGGTTTCCGTAAAATTAGGAAAACACGAATCTCACCTAATGTGGCATGATCCGCTTCAGGAAATCTATTACAAACTGGATGTACTGGCTAATAAAAACCAGGATATCGAAGTATGTAAAAAAGGAGATGCTGATAACGACGGGGTATGTGATGATTGGGACAGACAACTTGACACTCCTGCAGGAGCAAGAGTGGATGGTGCCGGAGTTGCTCTTGATACAGACCTTGATGGTGTAATTGACCTTTACGACAAGTGTGTAACTGTTCCTGGACCTGTTGAAAACAACGGATGTCCTGTAGCAACAACAGGACCTGTAGTAGAAACAGAAACTAAATTGGAAGGAATTGAATTTGATTTAAATTCTGACAGAATTTTACCTTCAAACACTCCAATCTTAAATAATGCTGTAAACTATATTAATTCTTCAAATGGTTCTTATAGTGTAATCGGAGCTACTGATACTAGAGCTTCTGACGCTTACAACCAAAAACTATCTGAAAGAAGAGCAAACAACGTTAAGAGCTATCTGATCAAAAACGGTGTTCAAGCAGATAAACTACAGGCAATTGGAAGAGGTGAAAAAGACCTTAAATACCCTGAGTGTGAACCAGCAACGAAGTGCCCTGAATGGAAAAACAGAGCCAACAGAAGAGTATACTTCGAAGCTAAATAA
- a CDS encoding ATP-dependent DNA helicase RecQ translates to MISPQDFQKLKYDTLKYFWGYTEFRDAQEEIINAVVNEKDTLVLLPTGAGKSLCYQLPALLKEGTCLVVSPLLALMKDQVNQLKSRGIEAEYLSSELDEYDAETIYDRCKEGLTKLLYVSPERLTNTQFIQNMQEIQLSFIAVDEAHCISEWGQDFRPSYQNIKGFRSNNPEIPCLALTATATPKVLEEIKNKLELRKPFVFQKSFKRENIKIFTDEVSDKFQRVFDILKYSNDSGIVYVRTRKEAELLTEFLKKNQLKNVDYFHAGLTTKEKNARQNLWNNSDNHVLISTNAFGMGIDKDNVRFVIHYSPAASLENYYQEIGRAGRDGKDSFAFMLWNKQELLNFDQILKNQIPNKAEFLKIISYLYSIFQVAEFELPEKTFQLNTLGIQNFTKLSKAKINNILNFLHNQEIIYYNENKSLSSLELFIKADEIDQLPQKDAYFMELLFRTVSGITTHKVMFSEQQVSNKINVSVPLIKERLKELQQKNYLEYIDGALSSIKFLKPRDERAVNSAYWKLFEHIQRNKIQKWEEMKFYVENNEYCKMKLILSYFGEKKSKNCGQCSVCEKNKQSMFGKNISQQIVNLLAKKPATIEELSIQLSYHSKENILENLIFLLDSGKVRMLNFRTYELNH, encoded by the coding sequence ATGATTTCGCCGCAGGATTTTCAAAAACTCAAATATGATACTCTAAAGTATTTCTGGGGTTATACCGAATTCAGAGATGCTCAGGAAGAAATTATTAATGCTGTCGTTAATGAAAAAGACACCTTGGTTCTGTTACCCACAGGAGCAGGAAAATCGCTATGCTATCAGTTGCCTGCTTTATTGAAAGAAGGAACCTGCCTGGTAGTTTCTCCATTACTTGCATTGATGAAAGATCAGGTAAACCAGCTTAAATCCCGTGGTATAGAAGCAGAGTATCTTTCTTCTGAACTGGATGAATATGATGCTGAAACAATTTATGACCGCTGCAAAGAAGGCCTTACCAAATTACTCTATGTTTCTCCTGAAAGACTTACCAATACTCAGTTTATTCAGAACATGCAGGAAATTCAGTTATCCTTTATTGCAGTTGATGAAGCTCACTGTATCTCAGAATGGGGACAGGATTTCCGGCCAAGTTATCAGAATATTAAAGGATTCAGAAGTAACAATCCTGAGATACCCTGCCTTGCCCTGACTGCAACTGCAACACCAAAAGTTCTGGAAGAAATCAAAAATAAACTGGAACTGAGGAAACCTTTTGTTTTCCAAAAAAGTTTTAAGAGAGAGAATATCAAAATATTTACAGATGAAGTATCTGATAAATTCCAACGTGTTTTTGATATTTTAAAATATAGTAACGATTCCGGAATCGTATATGTAAGAACCAGAAAAGAAGCTGAACTGCTGACAGAATTTTTGAAAAAAAATCAACTGAAAAATGTAGATTATTTTCATGCAGGCTTAACAACCAAAGAAAAAAACGCCAGACAGAATCTTTGGAACAACAGTGACAATCATGTCCTTATTTCTACCAATGCCTTTGGAATGGGTATAGATAAAGATAATGTACGATTTGTAATCCACTATTCCCCCGCCGCCTCTCTGGAAAACTATTATCAGGAAATCGGAAGAGCCGGAAGAGATGGAAAAGACAGTTTTGCCTTCATGCTTTGGAATAAACAGGAACTCCTGAATTTTGATCAGATCTTAAAAAATCAAATTCCCAACAAAGCAGAATTTTTAAAAATCATCAGCTACCTCTACTCTATTTTTCAGGTAGCAGAATTTGAACTTCCTGAAAAAACATTTCAGCTCAATACTCTTGGTATACAGAATTTTACAAAACTATCGAAAGCTAAAATCAACAACATACTCAATTTTCTGCACAACCAGGAAATTATCTATTACAATGAAAATAAAAGCCTGTCTTCGCTCGAACTTTTTATCAAAGCTGATGAAATAGATCAGTTGCCACAAAAAGATGCTTATTTCATGGAGCTTCTTTTCCGTACGGTATCCGGTATCACCACCCACAAAGTAATGTTCAGTGAGCAGCAGGTAAGCAATAAAATCAATGTCAGTGTCCCTTTGATCAAAGAACGTCTTAAGGAACTACAGCAAAAGAATTATCTTGAATATATTGATGGTGCACTTTCCAGTATTAAATTCCTGAAACCCCGTGATGAGAGAGCAGTGAATAGTGCTTATTGGAAATTATTTGAACATATTCAGAGAAATAAAATCCAGAAATGGGAAGAGATGAAATTTTATGTAGAGAATAATGAATACTGTAAAATGAAACTTATCCTATCTTATTTTGGTGAAAAAAAATCAAAAAACTGTGGCCAGTGTTCTGTTTGTGAAAAAAATAAACAGTCTATGTTTGGTAAGAATATTTCTCAGCAGATCGTTAATTTATTAGCTAAAAAACCGGCAACGATTGAAGAGCTTTCTATACAGCTGAGTTATCATTCTAAAGAAAATATCTTAGAAAACCTTATTTTCCTTTTAGATTCCGGAAAGGTAAGAATGCTGAACTTCAGAACGTATGAGTTGAATCATTAA
- the fmt gene encoding methionyl-tRNA formyltransferase has protein sequence MKSLKVVFLGTPEFAKTSLEAIHQSHHQVVGVVTVADKASGRGQKIHQSPVKIYAEENNIPVFQPEKLRNPEFLEELRKLDADVFVVVAFRMMPKVLFEMPKMGTFNLHASLLPDYRGAAPINYAVINGEKKSGATTFFINEKIDEGNILLQQELEILPDENAGSLHDRLMEVGAGLVVKTLDGLAENAIEEKPQPQVEHPKNAYKIFKEDTRIKWDQSSKTVHQFILGMSPYPAAFTTLKIENEEKGLKIFGGKFELSDHGKPAGTLDISKNEFKIYTQDGVYYPLELQLEGKKRMTVKDFLNGFRNFEGISLN, from the coding sequence ATGAAATCATTGAAAGTCGTTTTTTTAGGGACTCCTGAGTTTGCAAAAACTTCTTTGGAGGCAATCCATCAATCTCACCATCAGGTGGTAGGCGTTGTAACTGTAGCTGATAAAGCAAGTGGACGTGGGCAGAAAATACATCAATCCCCTGTAAAAATCTATGCGGAAGAAAACAATATTCCTGTTTTTCAGCCGGAAAAATTGAGAAATCCAGAGTTCTTAGAAGAACTTAGAAAACTGGATGCTGATGTTTTTGTAGTGGTAGCTTTCAGAATGATGCCTAAAGTTCTTTTTGAAATGCCTAAAATGGGTACCTTCAATCTTCATGCCTCTTTACTACCGGATTACAGAGGAGCTGCACCTATCAATTATGCAGTAATCAACGGTGAAAAAAAATCAGGTGCGACTACTTTTTTTATTAATGAAAAAATTGACGAAGGAAATATTCTTCTTCAGCAGGAATTAGAAATCTTACCTGATGAAAATGCAGGAAGTCTTCACGACAGACTTATGGAAGTGGGTGCTGGACTAGTGGTTAAAACATTAGATGGCCTGGCTGAAAATGCCATTGAAGAAAAACCTCAGCCACAGGTAGAACACCCTAAAAATGCTTATAAAATTTTCAAGGAGGATACCAGAATCAAGTGGGATCAATCTTCAAAAACCGTTCATCAGTTTATTCTGGGAATGTCTCCTTACCCTGCAGCCTTCACTACTTTAAAAATTGAAAACGAAGAAAAAGGATTAAAAATATTCGGAGGTAAATTTGAACTTTCTGATCATGGGAAACCTGCAGGAACTTTAGATATTTCAAAGAATGAGTTTAAAATTTATACTCAGGACGGAGTGTATTACCCGCTGGAGCTTCAATTAGAAGGTAAGAAAAGAATGACTGTGAAAGATTTTCTGAATGGTTTCCGAAATTTTGAGGGAATCTCATTAAACTAA